Genomic window (Kineosporiaceae bacterium):
GCCAGGCCGGTCAGCACCTCGCGCTGGAACGGCGCGGCCAGTACCGGCTCGAACGGCAGGTCGAGGGTGTGGCGTCGTCCGGCCAGGTACTGCTCGAGTTGGCGGCGGACCTCGTCCAGCCCCGGACCGACCCCCCGGAGCACCCGCGGCGAGACCGTACCGGCCAACCGCCGCAGCACCCCGCTCGCGCCGCCCAGAGCGGTCGAGCCGGCGTAGGTGCAGGCCAGCAGGACGCCGTCCCGCCGGGTGGCGAGCAGCAGGTCGCCCACCGCCGTGGGTTCGATCAGGTAGGTGACGTCCGCGCCGTCCGGCTGCGGCGGTCCGGCCGCCTCGGCCGGAACGGTCACGGTGCCCAGGGCGCGCAAGGCGTGCTCCAGTCGGTCGCTCATCGGGACTCCTCGGGTCGATCGACGGCTTCGGTGGTGGTGCGCAACCGGGCCAGCCCGTCCGAGACCAGCCGTCGGGTCGCCCCCGGTGTGGTGCCCAAGGCGCGGGCCAGGTCGGCGTGATCCAGATCGACGATGTAGCGCAAGGCGATGGCCGTGCGCTGCCTCTCCGGCAGGTCGCGCACCGCTCGCCACAACCCGCTCGCGCCCGACTCGGCCAGGCGGGACTCGACGACGGCGACGTCCGGGTCGAGGCCGGATCGTGGCGGGCGGTCCGGCAGCGTCTCGACCGGCACCGCCCGCCTGGTCCGGGCGCGATGGGCGTCGGTGGCGCACCGACTGGTGATCGTCAGCAGCCAGCCCCGCAGGTTGGTCGTCGAGCGCAGCGTGGGGTAGGCGGCGAGGGCCTGCGTCCACGCCTGCTGGGCGACGTCCTCGGCGTCCGTCGGCCCGGCCAGGGCGTACGACAACCGGGCCACATCGCGCCAATGGGCGTCGATCAGGTCTTGGAACGGCGGCAGGCTCACGATGAACACAACGCTAGGCCCGCCCGATCTGTGAGGGACGCTCCAATCCTTCGATCTTCGGCGATTCCGCGCCGCCGTTGTGCCACCATCACGTGCCGTGAAGGTCCCCGCCGCGCCGTTGCGTCCTCGGGTGATCGCGCATCGCGGCGCCAGCGCAGACCTTCCCGAACACACCCCCGCCGCCTACCAGCGGGCGATCGAGGACGGCGCCGACGGCCTCGAGTGCGACGTGCGGCTCAGTGCCGACGGGCAGCTGATCTGCCTGCACGACGCCCGGGTCGACCGCACCTCCTCGGGGCGGGGATCGGTCTCGGGGCTGTCGGCCGAGAGGCTCGCGGCGCTGGACTGGGGTGGCTGGCGGCTCGGCCCGGACGCCTCGGCCGACCCGATGCCCGGATGCCGCGACCTGCTCACCCTGCGCGCGCTGTTCGACCTGGTCCGCGAGGCCGGCCGACCGCTCGAGGTGGCGATCGAGACCAAGCACCCCAACCGGTTCGGTGGCCAGGTCGAGCAGGCCTTGGCCGGCCTGTTGGCCGAGTACGGCTGGGATGGTCCGGACGCCAGGGGTGCCGCGCATGACGCGGTGTCGGTGCGGATGATGAGCTTTTCGGCGATGGCCGTCCGGCGCATGCACCGGCTCACCCCCCAGCTGCCGCTGGTCTACCTGATGGAGCGGATTCCCCGCATGCACGGCGACGGCTCGTTGCCCGCCGGGTGCCGGGTCGCCGGGCTGGACATCGCCCTGGTCAGGGACCGTCCCGAGTACGTCGCCGACCTGATCCGCGCCGGCCAGGAGCTGCACGTCTGGACCGTCGACGAGCCCGATGACGTGCGGCGTTGCCTCGACCTCGGGGTTGCGGCGATCATCACGAACCGGCCCCGCGAGGTAGCGAGGTGGATCATGGCCGACGACCGTCCGGGTGGTCTGGCGGGGGCTGGGGCGCTGGAGGGGTGAAGGTCCTCATGCGCAAGGCGCCGGGGCAACCTACAGTCGCGGACAGGAGCCCATTCGGCGAGACCCACCATGACAGGGGTTTCACAGGTCGCGACGACGGGGTATTGAAGTCCGAGGGAATCGTTGTCATCGAGCCGAAGGGGTATCGAGGATGAAGACCTCGAATGCGTGGGCACACCCCAACGCGATGCCACCGGCAGAGGTGTTGCGCCTCCCGCATCGGCCCGACTCGGTGGCCGTCGCGCGACGCACGCTGCGGGCCGCTCTCGGCCGGATGGGGCTCACCGAGCAGGTCATCGACGATGCCGAGGTCGTGGTGTCGGAGCTGCTCGGCAACGCCGTCCGGCATGCCCGGGCCATCGCCGGCGGGGTCCTGGTGCTCGGCTGGCAACTTCGGGGTGGGCAGCTGCAGTTGCGCGTCACCGACGGCGGTTCCGGTCGAGTGGTGGAGGCTCAGGAGGCCTCGCTCACCGCCGTCTCGGGCCGTGGCCTGC
Coding sequences:
- a CDS encoding glycerophosphodiester phosphodiesterase produces the protein MAHRGASADLPEHTPAAYQRAIEDGADGLECDVRLSADGQLICLHDARVDRTSSGRGSVSGLSAERLAALDWGGWRLGPDASADPMPGCRDLLTLRALFDLVREAGRPLEVAIETKHPNRFGGQVEQALAGLLAEYGWDGPDARGAAHDAVSVRMMSFSAMAVRRMHRLTPQLPLVYLMERIPRMHGDGSLPAGCRVAGLDIALVRDRPEYVADLIRAGQELHVWTVDEPDDVRRCLDLGVAAIITNRPREVARWIMADDRPGGLAGAGALEG
- a CDS encoding methylated-DNA--[protein]-cysteine S-methyltransferase: MSDRLEHALRALGTVTVPAEAAGPPQPDGADVTYLIEPTAVGDLLLATRRDGVLLACTYAGSTALGGASGVLRRLAGTVSPRVLRGVGPGLDEVRRQLEQYLAGRRHTLDLPFEPVLAAPFQREVLTGLAASVGYGDRTSYGELARRIGRPGAARAVGTALGANPLCLVLPCHRVTGAGGRLTGYAGGLEAKQWLLDLESSG
- a CDS encoding ATP-binding protein; translated protein: MPPAEVLRLPHRPDSVAVARRTLRAALGRMGLTEQVIDDAEVVVSELLGNAVRHARAIAGGVLVLGWQLRGGQLQLRVTDGGSGRVVEAQEASLTAVSGRGLHIVERLTEGWGVTDHAGGLRTVWAVLSLDRAPALRLVR
- a CDS encoding sigma-70 family RNA polymerase sigma factor — encoded protein: MSLPPFQDLIDAHWRDVARLSYALAGPTDAEDVAQQAWTQALAAYPTLRSTTNLRGWLLTITSRCATDAHRARTRRAVPVETLPDRPPRSGLDPDVAVVESRLAESGASGLWRAVRDLPERQRTAIALRYIVDLDHADLARALGTTPGATRRLVSDGLARLRTTTEAVDRPEESR